The following are encoded in a window of Falco biarmicus isolate bFalBia1 chromosome 8, bFalBia1.pri, whole genome shotgun sequence genomic DNA:
- the TBR1 gene encoding T-box brain protein 1: protein MQLEHCLSPSIMLSKKFLNVSSSYPHAGGSELALHDHPIISTTDNLERSSPLKKITRGMTNQSDTDNFPDSKDTPGDVQRNKLSPVLDGVSELRHSFDGSAADRYLLSQSSQPQSAASAPSTMFPYPSQHGPAHPAFSIASPSRYMAHHPVITNGAYNSLLSNSSPQGYPTAGYPYPQQYGHSYQGAPFYQFSSTQPGLVPGKAQVYLCNRPLWLKFHRHQTEMIITKQGRRMFPFLSFNISGLDPTAHYNIFVDVILADPNHWRFQGGKWVPCGKADTNVQGNRVYMHPDSPNTGAHWMRQEISFGKLKLTNNKGASNNNGQMVVLQSLHKYQPRLHVVEVNEDGTEDTNQPGRVQTFTFPETQFIAVTAYQNTDITQLKIDHNPFAKGFRDNYDTIYTGCDMDRLTPSPNDSPRSQIVPGARYAMAGSFLQDQFVSNYAKSRFHPGAGAGPGPGADRSVPHTNGLLSPQQAEDPGAPSPQRWFVAPANNRLDFAASAYDTATDFAGNAATLLSYAAAGVKALPLQAAGCAGRPLGYYADPSGWGARSPPQYCSKSGSVLSCWPNSAAAARMAAGNPYLGEEAESLAPERSPLPGAEDSKPKDLSDSSWIETPSSIKSIDSTDSGIYEQAKRRRISPSDTPVSESSSPLKSEVLTQRDCEKTCAKDIGYYGFYSHS from the exons ATGCAGCTGGAGCATTGTCTTTCTCCCTCTATCATGCTCTCCAAGAAATTTCTCAATGTGAGCAGCAGTTACCCACATGCAGGCGGATCTGAGCTTGCCTTGCATGATCATCCCATTATCTCGACCACTGACAACCTGGAGAGAAGTtcacctttgaaaaaaattaccaggGGGATGACGAATCAGTCAGATACAGACAATTTTCCTGACTCCAAGGACACACCAGGGGACGTCCAGAGAAATAAACTCTCTCCCGTCTTGGACGGGGTCTCTGAGCTTCGTCACAGTTTCGATGGATCTGCTGCAGATCGCTATCTGCTCTCTCAGTCCAGCCAGCCCCagtctgctgcctctgctcctaGTACCATGTTCCCTTACCCCAGCCAGCATGGACCTGCTCACCCAGCCTTCTCCATCGCCAGCCCCAGCCGCTACATGGCTCACCATCCTGTGATCACCAACGGAGCTTATAACAGCCTCCTGTCCAACTCTTCTCCGCAAGGCTACCCCACGGCGGGCTACCCTTACCCCCAGCAGTATGGCCATTCCTACCAAGGGGCACCTTTCTACCAGTTCTCCTCCACCCAGCCGGGGCTAGTTCCCGGCAAGGCTCAGGTCTACCTGTGCAACAGGCCACTCTGGCTGAAATTTCACCGGCACCAGACGGAGATGATCATCACGAAGCAGGGGAG gCGAATGTTCCCTTTCCTAAGTTTTAATATTTCTGGTCTCGACCCCACGGCTCACTACAATATTTTTGTGGATGTAATTTTGGCGGATCCCAACCACTGGAGATTTCAGGGAGGCAAATGGGTTCCTTGCGGCAAGGCGGACACCAATGTACAAG GCAACCGGGTGTACATGCACCCCGACTCCCCCAACACGGGAGCCCACTGGATGCGCCAGGAAATCTCCTTTGGGAAACTAAAACTTACAAACAATAAAGGAGCATCAAACAACAACGGGCAG ATGGTGGTTTTGCAGTCCCTCCACAAGTACCAGCCCCGCTTGCATGTGGTGGAGGTGAACGAAGACGGGACGGAGGACACCAACCAGCCGGGCAGAGTGCAGACCTTCACCTTCCCCGAGACGCAGTTCATAGCAGTCACCGCCTACCAGAACACCGAT ATCACACAGCTGAAAATAGACCACAACCCCTTCGCAAAAGGCTTCCGAGACAATTATGACAC GATCTACACGGGCTGCGACATGGACCGGCTGACGCCTTCCCCCAACGACTCGCCCCGCTCGCAGATCGTGCCCGGGGCCCGCTACGCCATGGCCGGCTCCTTCCTCCAGGACCAGTTCGTGAGTAACTACGCCAAGTCCCGCTTCCACCCCGGGGCAGGAGCCGGCCCGGGGCCCGGCGCCGACCGCAGCGTGCCCCACACCAACGGGCTGCTCTCCCCACAGCAAGCCGAGGACCCGGGGGCCCCCTCGCCGCAGCGCTGGTTCGTCGCCCCCGCCAACAACCGCCTCGACTTCGCCGCCTCCGCCTACGACACGGCCACCGACTTCGCCGGCAACGCGGCCACGCTGCTTTCCTACGCGGCCGCCGGCGTCAAGGCGCTGCCCCTGCAGGCGGCCGGCTGCGCAGGGCGGCCGCTGGGCTACTACGCCGACCCCTCGGGCTGGGgagcccgcagccccccgcagTACTGCAGCAAGTCGGGCTCCGTGCTCTCCTGCTGGCCCAacagcgcggcggcggcgcgcaTGGCCGCCGGCAACCCCTACCTGGGGGAGGAGGCGGAGAGCCTGGCCCCCGAGCGGTCCCCCTTGCCGGGCGCCGAGGACTCCAAGCCCAAAGATTTGTCCGACTCCAGCTGGATCGAGACGCCGTCGTCCATTAAGTCCATCGACTCCACCGATTCTGGGATTTACGAGCAGGCCAAAAGGAGGCGAATCTCCCCCTCGGACACCCCAGTGTCCGAGAGCTCCTCGCCCCTCAAGAGCGAGGTGCTCACCCAGCGGGACTGCGAAAAGACCTGCGCCAAGGACATCGGCTACTACGGCTTCTACTCGCACAGCTAG